In Paenibacillus sp. 1781tsa1, one DNA window encodes the following:
- a CDS encoding response regulator, which translates to MMIVDDEAHWVDNLSMTKPWHTLGIEHVHKAYSAHEALQMIDTHPIDIVISDIQMPEMTGIELIERIRIRDKKIKCILLSGYSEFDYAKKAIQFEAVDYLLKPPTDDELMGAVQKAIDQLNNEWELVSSLTRTQFTLRENLPHLRGRLLLGALQGQRIAAAEWERKLANYDLPFHTGDAALMLVRLEEEFGHYDSNDQTLIEYAIINMAEEIMGEFMEVWGVKEEHGYLVFLLQMKERKGDIGKETMLEKLSIQLQSKVKQFLKGSLSIVITEWFTFPEQIYDRFRQASAYFRQIVGDEREFVMRVSDVETPAAQGPLDVLYTPPTFISLLESGQWDAAEEKILAVCAELDEKWSESWEHCMEAGFLITASFTNIAHRNKLTLTTLMGNDVEDLQSGEVFATISKLRKWSLSVLSKLKEGTSNEIKDIRSDYVKKIQDFTDKNLHLDVSLRVLADHVNLHPTHLSKIYKIETGEGISDYISRLRMDRACHKLVTTTKKVYEISMEIGYMDPAYFIKVFKRQFGVTPQEYRDQHK; encoded by the coding sequence ATGATGATCGTAGACGATGAAGCACACTGGGTCGATAACCTGTCCATGACCAAGCCCTGGCATACGCTGGGCATCGAACATGTGCATAAAGCCTACTCGGCACACGAAGCACTACAAATGATCGACACCCACCCCATCGATATCGTGATCTCGGACATCCAGATGCCCGAAATGACAGGCATAGAACTGATCGAACGCATCCGCATCCGGGACAAAAAGATAAAATGCATCCTGTTATCCGGGTATTCCGAATTCGATTACGCCAAAAAAGCCATCCAGTTCGAAGCCGTAGACTATCTGCTGAAGCCGCCCACAGACGATGAACTAATGGGTGCTGTTCAGAAGGCCATCGACCAATTGAACAATGAATGGGAACTGGTCAGTTCACTGACACGAACGCAATTTACATTGCGAGAGAATCTCCCCCATTTGCGAGGACGACTGCTCCTTGGGGCTTTGCAGGGACAACGAATCGCCGCTGCCGAATGGGAGCGGAAGCTCGCCAATTACGATCTCCCTTTTCACACCGGGGATGCCGCTTTAATGTTGGTACGGTTGGAAGAAGAATTCGGACACTATGACAGCAATGATCAGACCCTGATCGAATATGCGATCATCAACATGGCGGAAGAGATTATGGGTGAGTTTATGGAAGTGTGGGGCGTGAAGGAGGAGCACGGATATCTGGTGTTTCTACTGCAAATGAAAGAACGGAAAGGCGATATTGGCAAAGAAACCATGCTGGAGAAGCTTTCCATTCAGCTTCAATCCAAAGTAAAACAATTTCTGAAAGGCTCCCTCTCCATCGTCATCACCGAGTGGTTCACCTTTCCGGAACAGATTTACGATCGCTTCCGTCAGGCTTCCGCCTATTTCCGGCAGATCGTTGGCGACGAACGCGAATTCGTCATGCGTGTTAGCGATGTCGAGACACCTGCGGCGCAAGGTCCACTCGACGTACTGTACACCCCGCCCACCTTCATTAGTCTGTTGGAAAGCGGACAGTGGGATGCCGCCGAAGAGAAAATCCTCGCAGTCTGCGCCGAGTTGGACGAAAAATGGTCGGAATCCTGGGAACACTGCATGGAGGCAGGTTTTCTTATTACAGCTTCATTCACTAATATTGCTCACCGAAACAAGCTGACCCTGACCACTTTAATGGGAAACGATGTCGAGGATTTGCAAAGCGGCGAAGTTTTCGCTACCATCAGCAAACTGCGGAAATGGTCTCTCAGCGTGCTCAGTAAACTCAAGGAAGGCACATCCAATGAGATCAAGGATATTCGTTCCGATTATGTGAAGAAGATTCAGGATTTTACAGATAAGAACCTGCATCTGGATGTCTCTTTGCGTGTGCTTGCAGATCATGTGAACCTGCACCCAACCCATCTGTCCAAGATCTATAAGATTGAAACAGGCGAAGGCATCAGTGATTACATCTCGCGCCTGCGTATGGATCGGGCCTGTCACAAGTTGGTGACAACCACCAAAAAAGTATATGAAATCAGCATGGAGATTGGCTATATGGACCCGGCCTATTTTATCAAAGTGTTCAAGCGTCAATTCGGCGTTACGCCGCAAGAATACAGAGACCAGCATAAATAA
- a CDS encoding sensor histidine kinase — MYIWKRLMPFQNKTRSRFSLFAKINLLIVVLFIPILIMYTYSNNVTYDVVSKELQISNTKQLTFLSSQIDSRINQMMDFSLILSRDPNVRAFNGLNMWDDRYDRMQTRYVIQEKMTLQTSVTDIWPTRYAVYSQQNEDVIANYNRTTGYDEAYLKKNMSGQWTYGDQSAESQDEMKSFYWFFTDSLAQPGMLTGSNLVIEASFSYENIQNMLDTYKAGGQGDPFLYHKGNAPILNRSADKQLSAALTQYLDTHSPEDTTQDVVELNGKKYLVSSVKSTYLDWHLVDVIPLYQILKPISLSQNLFYTSMILLLVVGISASILLYRNVQYPIKQLIKGLRRVEQGDYSVRLHSKNQNEFSFLFRRFNDMSHQIQDLIENVFHEKIRAREATLKQLQAQINPHFLYNCLGYIINMAQMKDEQAVVSMAHNLSAYYRYTTRMEKETSSLQEEIKLLINYLDIQKLRNGRIEYHIDIPEDMLAQSVPRLMLQPMVENSVIHGVAKSYSSGEIRITGERKNGFGRIYIDDDGPGLSPEQYEALNLKMQEPLQEEMGCGLWNTNQRIMHTFGSHSYLLFGPSPLGGFRTEIIWEISKEDTDSDKDNTDTD, encoded by the coding sequence ATGTATATATGGAAGCGCTTAATGCCTTTTCAAAATAAAACCAGATCCCGATTCAGTCTATTCGCCAAAATAAATCTGTTAATTGTGGTCTTGTTCATCCCCATTCTGATCATGTATACCTACTCCAACAACGTCACTTATGATGTCGTCAGCAAAGAATTGCAGATCTCCAACACGAAGCAGCTCACGTTCTTGTCCAGTCAGATCGACTCCCGTATCAATCAGATGATGGATTTTAGCCTGATTCTCTCCCGTGATCCGAATGTCAGAGCCTTCAACGGCCTGAACATGTGGGATGATCGATATGACCGGATGCAGACCCGTTATGTGATTCAGGAGAAGATGACGCTTCAGACGAGCGTTACCGATATATGGCCTACCCGATATGCGGTGTATTCACAGCAGAATGAGGATGTCATCGCCAACTACAACCGAACTACAGGATATGATGAGGCCTATTTGAAAAAAAATATGAGCGGACAATGGACCTATGGGGACCAAAGTGCCGAATCACAAGATGAGATGAAATCCTTCTACTGGTTCTTTACGGACTCCCTTGCCCAACCAGGAATGCTCACGGGAAGCAATCTGGTGATTGAAGCCAGCTTCAGCTATGAGAATATTCAGAATATGCTGGATACGTATAAAGCAGGTGGACAAGGTGATCCTTTCTTATATCACAAAGGGAATGCACCCATTCTGAATCGCAGCGCGGACAAGCAGTTATCCGCAGCACTCACCCAGTATCTGGATACGCACTCGCCAGAGGATACCACACAGGACGTGGTCGAACTGAACGGAAAGAAATATCTGGTTAGCTCCGTGAAGTCCACCTATCTGGATTGGCATCTGGTTGACGTCATCCCGCTGTATCAGATTTTGAAACCCATCTCGCTCAGTCAGAATCTGTTCTACACCAGTATGATTTTGCTACTCGTAGTGGGCATCTCGGCTTCCATCCTGCTGTACCGGAATGTGCAATATCCAATCAAACAGCTGATCAAAGGCTTACGCCGCGTTGAGCAGGGTGATTATTCTGTTCGACTGCATAGCAAAAACCAGAATGAATTCTCATTCCTGTTCCGCCGATTCAACGATATGTCCCATCAGATTCAGGATCTGATCGAGAATGTGTTCCATGAGAAGATTAGAGCCAGGGAAGCTACGCTGAAGCAATTACAAGCACAGATCAATCCGCATTTCCTATATAATTGTCTTGGTTATATCATCAACATGGCCCAGATGAAGGACGAGCAAGCTGTGGTCTCCATGGCGCATAACCTAAGTGCGTATTATCGCTATACCACCCGTATGGAAAAAGAGACGTCTTCGCTTCAGGAAGAGATCAAGCTGCTGATCAACTATCTGGACATTCAGAAGCTGCGCAATGGCCGGATTGAATATCACATCGATATCCCTGAGGATATGCTTGCCCAATCCGTGCCGCGATTAATGCTTCAACCGATGGTTGAGAATTCTGTCATACACGGCGTGGCGAAGTCCTATTCATCCGGGGAAATCCGAATTACCGGGGAGCGCAAGAATGGTTTTGGCAGAATATACATTGATGACGATGGCCCCGGCCTAAGCCCGGAACAGTACGAAGCGCTGAACTTGAAGATGCAGGAACCTTTACAGGAAGAAATGGGCTGCGGCCTTTGGAATACGAATCAACGAATCATGCACACATTCGGAAGCCATTCCTACCTCCTATTCGGCCCATCCCCACTTGGCGGATTCCGAACCGAAATCATCTGGGAGATATCAAAAGAGGACACCGATTCCGATAAAGATAATACCGATACGGATTGA
- a CDS encoding sugar ABC transporter permease, which translates to MVLPAAIMVFIFSYIPMSGILMAFQDYKPALGFFNSEWVGLKHFRYMWENDYFLQITWNTLFFACTKIVMNLIIPFVFALLLNEVRKMALKRTIQTLVYLPHFLSWVTLSGILIDILAQTGIVNQFLVSVFGIKPIFFLGDGSWFRFTIIASDVWKEFGFNTIIFLAALSGINPALYEAAEVDGAGRWKQTMYITIPALIPIGIVIATLALGNVLNANFDQIFNLYSPLIYQQGDIIDTFVYREGLLSGQFSFATAVNLFKSVISLILIVISYRLAYRFAGYRIF; encoded by the coding sequence ATGGTGTTGCCGGCGGCCATTATGGTCTTTATATTTTCATACATTCCGATGTCCGGGATTTTGATGGCATTTCAGGATTATAAACCTGCACTGGGATTTTTCAATTCCGAATGGGTAGGACTGAAGCACTTCAGGTACATGTGGGAAAATGATTATTTCCTGCAAATTACGTGGAACACGCTATTTTTTGCCTGTACGAAGATTGTCATGAATCTGATCATTCCGTTTGTCTTCGCCTTATTGCTCAACGAGGTACGGAAGATGGCGCTGAAAAGAACGATTCAAACGCTCGTGTATCTACCACACTTTCTGTCTTGGGTAACGTTATCCGGTATCCTGATCGACATTCTGGCCCAGACGGGTATTGTCAATCAGTTCCTGGTTTCAGTATTCGGCATCAAGCCGATCTTCTTCCTGGGGGATGGCAGCTGGTTCCGGTTCACGATTATCGCGAGTGATGTCTGGAAAGAGTTTGGATTCAACACAATCATCTTCCTTGCGGCATTGTCCGGCATTAACCCGGCACTGTATGAGGCAGCTGAAGTGGACGGCGCAGGACGCTGGAAGCAAACGATGTATATTACCATCCCGGCACTTATTCCGATTGGGATCGTCATCGCCACCCTGGCACTGGGGAATGTGCTCAACGCCAACTTTGACCAGATCTTTAACTTATATAGCCCGTTGATTTACCAACAAGGCGATATTATCGATACGTTTGTGTATAGAGAAGGTCTGCTTAGTGGGCAGTTCAGTTTCGCTACCGCTGTGAATCTGTTCAAATCGGTCATCAGCCTGATCCTGATTGTGATCTCGTACCGACTGGCTTACCGATTCGCCGGATACCGAATTTTCTAG
- a CDS encoding carbohydrate ABC transporter permease, which produces MYHKTMPYRIFSIFNNVLLTLLSLLCLLPLYHLLMVSLSASAPANAGLVTFWPIGFTLEAYAKTFANTNFLSSLWVSVERTVLGTGLALIVNTLAAYALSKETRVFRARNIYLWYFVITMLFSGGLIPGYILILKLGLMNTLLALILPGLVAVFNIILLLNFFRTVPKDLEEAAFIDGAGHLQTFIKIYLPVSVPVIATVSLFMMVGHWNAYFDGIIYIRDAEKLPLATFMQTIIVQADMSKLDPEAVKNLSQRTIRASQIFISALPILLVYPFLQRYFVTGIVVGAVKE; this is translated from the coding sequence ATGTATCATAAAACGATGCCTTACCGCATATTCAGCATATTCAACAATGTGTTACTGACCCTGCTTTCACTGCTCTGCTTGCTGCCTTTGTATCACTTGCTCATGGTATCTCTTAGCGCATCTGCACCTGCGAATGCTGGTCTCGTCACGTTCTGGCCGATTGGATTTACATTGGAGGCATATGCCAAGACATTTGCCAATACCAACTTCCTCTCCTCCTTGTGGGTGTCCGTCGAGCGGACGGTATTAGGTACAGGACTTGCGTTAATCGTTAATACGCTTGCAGCCTATGCGCTTTCCAAAGAGACACGGGTGTTCCGCGCACGTAACATCTATCTGTGGTATTTTGTCATCACGATGCTGTTCAGCGGTGGTCTCATTCCGGGGTATATCCTGATTCTGAAGCTGGGTCTGATGAACACATTGCTGGCTTTGATCCTGCCGGGATTGGTTGCGGTGTTCAACATCATTCTGTTGCTGAATTTCTTCCGTACCGTTCCAAAGGATCTGGAGGAAGCTGCATTTATCGATGGTGCCGGTCACTTGCAGACGTTTATCAAAATCTATCTGCCGGTCTCCGTACCCGTTATTGCAACGGTTTCGCTCTTCATGATGGTTGGGCATTGGAACGCATACTTTGATGGGATTATCTACATCCGTGATGCGGAAAAGCTGCCACTTGCAACTTTCATGCAGACGATCATCGTGCAGGCCGACATGTCGAAGCTTGATCCGGAAGCGGTGAAGAACCTGTCCCAACGGACGATTCGGGCTTCGCAGATCTTTATCAGCGCGCTGCCGATCCTGCTCGTGTATCCGTTCCTGCAACGGTACTTTGTAACGGGGATTGTGGTTGGTGCTGTTAAGGAGTAG
- a CDS encoding SpoIID/LytB domain-containing protein, protein MLKMFKSVFVSCCMVSILTIPLASNAFATDSVKTISASDSILPTVVSDYVDAINNKDWDTFVHSYSPDRQQFYQGFPSKEQEKNKTGILSVESINVFEAKKLPSSNILEVEPYFADISSAYTDIGYYYVGFNYTVNKESEFFYNGVKYELIATGNLNGQEYIIGHENVYNIDELVALGYAFNSAAEQQANNVVKEREQGHIVNFENKSIEQTTIEEDAQHADLNQTVEENTIDLNHDFPETTTIKKPREQLNLEKAKNGGNAQSNSGDIQPLSATSTPSSFKLYITGSGTITNIGFDTYAKNVLPNEWYGSWKSESLKAGAVTIKTYAWYNATYPRKPATDYGAHLTDRWQNYQHYVPNSGQTTTNNAVNAVSGIFMVNSDGKVFDAQYRAGSEGDIGTAWGGVLSQWGTQYIAQNYPEYNYYTILSYYYSFSDKSSGYIQTGNY, encoded by the coding sequence ATGTTAAAAATGTTCAAATCCGTATTTGTCTCATGTTGTATGGTATCGATTCTAACAATTCCACTTGCAAGTAACGCCTTTGCAACTGACTCGGTTAAGACCATAAGCGCATCTGACAGTATATTGCCTACCGTTGTTTCTGATTATGTCGACGCAATCAATAACAAAGACTGGGATACGTTTGTTCACTCTTATTCGCCTGATCGACAACAATTTTATCAAGGATTTCCAAGTAAAGAACAAGAAAAAAATAAAACAGGTATTTTATCTGTAGAATCTATCAATGTATTCGAGGCAAAAAAACTCCCTTCCAGTAATATACTAGAAGTAGAGCCCTATTTTGCTGACATCAGCTCAGCATACACGGATATCGGTTATTACTATGTAGGATTTAATTATACAGTTAATAAAGAAAGCGAATTCTTCTACAATGGTGTTAAATATGAGTTAATTGCAACAGGGAATCTAAACGGACAAGAATATATTATTGGTCATGAAAATGTTTATAATATTGACGAACTTGTAGCTCTTGGTTATGCCTTTAATTCAGCAGCTGAGCAACAAGCCAATAACGTAGTTAAAGAACGAGAACAGGGGCATATTGTAAATTTTGAGAATAAATCTATCGAGCAAACTACTATTGAAGAAGATGCGCAACATGCAGATTTAAACCAAACAGTAGAAGAAAATACTATAGATCTTAATCATGATTTCCCTGAAACAACTACAATTAAGAAACCACGAGAACAATTGAATTTGGAAAAAGCTAAGAACGGAGGTAACGCTCAAAGTAATTCAGGTGATATCCAACCTTTAAGTGCTACGAGTACGCCATCATCATTCAAATTGTATATTACTGGTTCCGGAACAATCACTAATATAGGATTTGACACTTACGCAAAGAATGTATTGCCAAACGAGTGGTACGGATCATGGAAATCAGAGTCATTGAAAGCTGGAGCAGTAACAATTAAGACATATGCCTGGTATAACGCCACTTATCCAAGAAAACCTGCAACAGATTATGGGGCACACTTGACAGACCGCTGGCAAAATTACCAACACTACGTTCCAAATTCTGGTCAAACAACTACAAACAATGCCGTTAATGCTGTATCAGGAATCTTCATGGTCAATTCTGATGGCAAAGTTTTTGACGCTCAGTATAGAGCAGGATCAGAAGGGGATATTGGTACAGCTTGGGGTGGAGTGTTAAGTCAATGGGGTACACAATATATTGCACAAAATTACCCAGAGTATAACTACTACACTATATTAAGCTATTATTACAGTTTTTCTGATAAAAGTAGTGGATACATTCAAACTGGGAATTATTAA
- a CDS encoding FusB/FusC family EF-G-binding protein, whose product MQTPFIHNHQFNYIHKQADFLLKTLRSVVDPKVLDTVRYTVSTNAVGIFNDLTPEQKQLLEQLSTYETTHELKTYLNQLEAYLIPFPQVSAKQIQKLFPKVKKLKVPDLESIDYARTTYLRWTDIATDRLFIVYPHEGRFLGIEGRLTATNKKGYCMFCHRHQELGFFNVKTKSYTPDNVSSVAQYVCMDNTACNHSITDTSMLEKFLLSTVK is encoded by the coding sequence ATGCAAACACCATTCATTCATAATCATCAATTCAATTATATTCATAAACAAGCTGATTTCCTGCTCAAAACGCTGCGCTCGGTCGTGGACCCCAAGGTATTGGATACGGTCCGTTATACGGTCAGCACGAATGCCGTTGGCATCTTCAATGATCTGACGCCGGAACAAAAGCAACTGCTGGAGCAGTTATCCACGTATGAGACGACACATGAGTTGAAGACCTATCTGAACCAACTGGAAGCCTATCTGATTCCATTTCCGCAAGTATCCGCGAAGCAGATTCAGAAGCTGTTTCCCAAGGTAAAGAAGCTCAAAGTGCCGGATCTGGAATCCATCGATTACGCACGTACAACTTATCTGAGATGGACCGACATTGCTACCGATCGCTTGTTCATCGTGTATCCGCACGAAGGCAGATTCCTCGGAATTGAGGGGCGGCTTACAGCCACGAACAAGAAAGGGTATTGCATGTTCTGTCATCGCCATCAGGAGCTCGGATTCTTCAACGTGAAGACCAAGAGTTATACGCCGGATAACGTATCTTCCGTGGCCCAGTACGTATGTATGGATAACACAGCTTGCAACCATAGCATCACCGATACTAGTATGTTGGAGAAGTTTCTTCTCTCGACCGTAAAATAA
- a CDS encoding NAD(P)H oxidoreductase encodes MNVLVVVSHPRKDSLTFQVAERFAKGLTEAGHGYEILDLHGIGFDPILRGKDEAEYSQENKVFSPEVETEMERLKKHDAVAFVFPLWWWHLPAMLKGYVDRVMNNGFAYGTNKLPHQQILWLSLSGVTEEQMHKRNYGESIATLLNVGIADYCGVSQSRVEFLYETTLESNPEHYEALLNQAHNLGLNFANNPSTL; translated from the coding sequence ATGAACGTACTCGTTGTAGTATCCCACCCGCGTAAAGATTCGTTGACCTTCCAGGTAGCTGAACGTTTTGCAAAAGGGCTTACCGAGGCTGGTCACGGTTATGAGATATTGGATTTGCATGGGATTGGATTCGACCCGATTCTTCGTGGAAAGGATGAAGCCGAGTATTCCCAAGAAAATAAAGTGTTCTCACCAGAGGTTGAAACCGAGATGGAGCGATTGAAGAAACACGATGCTGTGGCTTTTGTGTTTCCTCTCTGGTGGTGGCATCTGCCAGCCATGTTGAAAGGTTATGTGGATCGTGTCATGAACAACGGGTTTGCCTATGGCACGAACAAACTTCCTCATCAGCAGATCTTGTGGCTCTCTCTTTCAGGTGTGACGGAAGAACAGATGCACAAGCGCAACTATGGTGAATCGATCGCCACTCTGCTCAATGTGGGTATTGCCGATTACTGCGGCGTGTCCCAATCCAGGGTTGAGTTTTTATATGAAACGACGTTGGAATCCAATCCTGAGCATTATGAGGCATTACTGAATCAGGCGCATAACCTGGGACTGAATTTTGCCAACAATCCTTCGACGCTTTAA
- a CDS encoding helix-turn-helix domain-containing protein — MTEHGETSAPKKYKVGVEAALEVMGGKWKPLIIYHLMTGRKRTSELRRLIPDITQKMLTTQLKGLEKDEIVQRKVYSEVPPKVEYELTDYGWGLKPALDHLCYWGEDHLDKIHGDKFKVLEDFDSEEKGSGR, encoded by the coding sequence ATGACGGAACATGGAGAAACAAGTGCTCCAAAGAAATATAAAGTAGGCGTGGAAGCGGCCTTGGAAGTGATGGGTGGGAAGTGGAAGCCTTTGATTATTTATCACTTGATGACTGGACGGAAACGCACGTCAGAGCTTCGACGGTTAATCCCCGACATTACGCAGAAGATGCTGACAACACAGCTCAAAGGTCTGGAAAAGGACGAGATTGTGCAGCGAAAGGTATATTCGGAGGTTCCTCCCAAAGTGGAGTATGAGTTAACGGATTACGGCTGGGGACTTAAGCCTGCCCTGGACCATTTGTGTTACTGGGGAGAAGATCATCTGGACAAAATCCACGGGGATAAGTTTAAGGTTCTGGAAGACTTTGATTCCGAAGAGAAGGGGTCGGGAAGATGA
- a CDS encoding NUDIX pyrophosphatase, giving the protein MNGAEHAKQAVPFRCEGVAVVLLKKSHDQYRVLMLKRAGRMLHNEWCYVGGGIEKGEKAWEAALREVHEETGITKVRLYSANQFEQYYSPKEEYIYTAPVFVGYVDESQPVRLNHEHTEYQWMTFDEAKDNAALPGIDDILHFVEKHFAKKAPSKWLRIHGEND; this is encoded by the coding sequence ATGAATGGTGCGGAGCACGCGAAACAGGCAGTGCCCTTTCGTTGTGAAGGCGTAGCTGTAGTTCTGTTGAAGAAGAGCCACGATCAATACCGTGTACTGATGTTAAAGCGGGCTGGTCGGATGTTGCATAATGAATGGTGTTATGTTGGCGGCGGGATAGAGAAGGGCGAGAAGGCATGGGAAGCTGCACTGAGAGAAGTTCACGAGGAAACAGGCATTACGAAAGTCCGGTTGTATTCTGCCAATCAATTCGAACAATATTATTCACCCAAGGAGGAGTATATCTATACCGCTCCTGTTTTTGTAGGATACGTGGATGAAAGCCAGCCTGTCCGGTTAAATCATGAACATACCGAGTACCAATGGATGACGTTTGACGAAGCCAAAGACAATGCGGCATTGCCCGGAATTGATGACATTTTGCATTTTGTTGAAAAGCATTTTGCCAAGAAAGCCCCTTCCAAGTGGCTTCGAATTCATGGAGAGAATGATTAG